Genomic segment of Pirellulales bacterium:
CGTGCTGGCCGCCGACGATTTGGACCCGGCGAAATTGCCGGCGCTCTTGGACGAAGTGCGGCAGGCCCTGAAGGATGAAGATCTCGACGCCCGACACGTGCGGATCGCTTCGGCCACGGTGCGGATGATCAACCGCGTGCCCGACGACGATCTGGCCGCGAAGAGCTACAAGGAATTCGGCGAAATGTGGTCGAAAAGTGACGATCAAGAGTTGTCCGCATACGGCCGGCGGATCGCCAAGGGGACTCGTCCGCCGAGCCTCGTTGGCAAGCCGCTCGAGATCGCCGGCACGACGCTCGACGGTGCGAAATTCGATCTCGCCGAATACAAAGGAAAAGTCGTGGTCGTCGATTTCTGGGCCACCTGGTGCGGGCCATGCCGCGCCGCGCTGCCGGGGCTGATGAAAACCTACGAACGATTTCACAGCCAGGGCTTTGAGGTCGTCGGTGTCAGTCTCGATTCCGATCTCGACGCCTTGGGCAAATTCCTCGACGAGAACAAGCTCCCCTGGATCAACCTCATGGGAGAAAAAGACGGCGACGACCTGAAATTCCCGCTCGCCGAGAAATACGAAATCCAAGCCATCCCGAGCATGTTTCTCGTCGGCAAAGACGGCAAAGTGATTGGCCGAGATTTGTCGGAGAAGGAACTTGAGAAGAAACTTGAAGAGCTGGTCGGCGGCAATAAATGACGAATGATCGGGTCTTGAAATTGGAGCGAACCGCGAGATCGGAAATCAAACTCTTCGGTTCCTGTTGCCAACCGCTCAAGTCGACGCCGATGTTTTCACGGCCAGCACGCCGTCGAGCGGTGAGGGCGTGCGGCAGCCGGTAACCGTCGCGAAGCCGACGCGGAGGAGCAGCAACTCGTATTCACCGAGCGTGCGCTCGCGGCCTTCGGTGCAAACCAGCATGTTGATATCTTGCAGCCGCGCCCAGCTTGGGCCGGCCTTGTTGTCGTCGAGCAGTTTTTCGGCGATCAAGAGTGCGCCGCCGGTGGGAAGCCGATCGTGGATTTTGACGAGCAGTTTGAGGATTTTCTCTTCCGTCCAGTCGTGAAGAATTCGGCCCAGCGCGAAGAGATCGCCCTCGGGAAGCGGATCGGCAAAGAAATCGCCCGCCTCGATCGTGATGCGACCGGCAACGGCAGACGCTCCGACGACCTCGCGCGCGAGCGGCACGGCTTCGGGCAGATCAAAAACGACGGCTTCGAGCTGGGGCCAGCGCTCGCAGGCGGCGATCGCCAAGTGCCCCGTCGCGCCGCCCAAATCAACCAGCTTGCGGAAGTGGCCGAGATCGAAGGCCGAGACGACTTGCGGGGAACTGATCCGTCCGAAGCCGTGCATCCCCATCAGAAACTCGCGCTTGGCCGATTCATCGCGGAAGAAGTGCGAGAAGATCGGGCCGTCCCAGCCGAAGGTTTGCGTCCAGCGTGGAGTGCCCTCGCGAATTGCATCCTCAAGATGCGACCAAAGCTGCCACATCACCTCGTTCGAACGGTTGATATACCCGGTCAACCGGCGCGGGCTGGTTTTGGTGAGGTAAGCGGTGGCGACCGGCTCGTTTTCGTATCGGTCGTCAGCGCGATGCACAAGCTTGAGGCCGATGCAAGCGTCGAGCAGGCGCTCCAGCGAGTCCTGGTTTGCATCGAGCGCTTTCGCAAGCGCGGCGGCAGACTTCGGCCCGGCAGCCAACTCGTCAAACACGCCGAGCGAAACGGCCGCGAACATCACCTTCGAGCGGCGAAAAGCCGTCAGAAGTTCAAGCACGACAGATGGATCGGCAACGGAAATGTCTTCGGCCATGCCGCCATCGTAACGCCAAGTGGCCAACACTGCCAGCGTCGCAGTGCTGGCAGCGCTGCCGATCAGCGGCGGGGTTGCTGGGTGGAAGTTGTCGGAAATAATGTGTTCTCAGGCGCGCGGCGGTTTTCGCCTCGAAACGTTACTATAAGGACAGTCGGAGCGAGGGCTCCCAACTGCCAGTGCCCGGAACCGCAGGCGAAAAGGTAGAAAGACTCGCCGGACGACTGCAATCAGAACGCCAGTCGTCCGTTGAGATTAGGCGGGGGGGAGAAGAGGATGTCGGTCAGGATGTTGAACGATCAGACGGATGCCGATCCAGCCGAACTGTTAGCGCTGGCGCGGCGCGGAGACGACGCGGCGCTGGGAAGCCTGCTGGCCGTTTATCGGCATTACTTGGCGGTGTTGGCAAGCACGCAAATCGGCCGGCGGCTCCAGGGTAAAGCCGACGCCTCCGATCTGGTCCAAGAAACCTTCCTGGAAGCCCATCGGCATTTTGCCAACTTTCGTGGTGCGACCGAGTTTGAATTCTCCGGCTGGCTTCGCAGCATCCTCGCCGGTCTCATCGCAAACCACGTCCGCCATTATTTGGGAACGAAACGGCGCGATGCCCGCCTCGAGCGCGCCTTGGCAGTGCAGCTCGACGACATGTCCGATACGCTCGATCGCGGACTTGCCGCCGACATCAAGACGCCGAGTCAGGAAGCCGTCAACCGTGAGGCCACCATGCGGCTTTCCAAGGCGCTCGATCTGCTCCCGCCACATTATCGCCGAGTGATTCTGCTGCGGCAGCTCGAAGGTCTGCCGTTCGCGCAGGTCGCCGAGCAAATGGGAAGGTCGGTGGAAAGCGTCGAGAAACTTTGGGTTCGCGCACTGGCGCAACTTCGAGAGTCGTTGGGAGAATAAGGAGAGCCATTAGGCGTAGTTCGACAGGGGCAATTGCCGTCCGCATTGCGGGAGGAGCCTGGTATGAAGCGACTGATACTACTCGCGTCGTTGCTATTTTCGGTAAACTCGGTCATCGCGGCCCCGCCGCGATCAGCCGGATTTTCCGGCGGCGGGCGCGGCGGCGGCAGCATCGCAATCGCTCGCGGAGCAGCTCCGCAATTTGGCGGAGGGAGCGCCGGCGGCCGCTTTCAGAA
This window contains:
- a CDS encoding TlpA disulfide reductase family protein, which produces VLAADDLDPAKLPALLDEVRQALKDEDLDARHVRIASATVRMINRVPDDDLAAKSYKEFGEMWSKSDDQELSAYGRRIAKGTRPPSLVGKPLEIAGTTLDGAKFDLAEYKGKVVVVDFWATWCGPCRAALPGLMKTYERFHSQGFEVVGVSLDSDLDALGKFLDENKLPWINLMGEKDGDDLKFPLAEKYEIQAIPSMFLVGKDGKVIGRDLSEKELEKKLEELVGGNK
- a CDS encoding methyltransferase is translated as MAEDISVADPSVVLELLTAFRRSKVMFAAVSLGVFDELAAGPKSAAALAKALDANQDSLERLLDACIGLKLVHRADDRYENEPVATAYLTKTSPRRLTGYINRSNEVMWQLWSHLEDAIREGTPRWTQTFGWDGPIFSHFFRDESAKREFLMGMHGFGRISSPQVVSAFDLGHFRKLVDLGGATGHLAIAACERWPQLEAVVFDLPEAVPLAREVVGASAVAGRITIEAGDFFADPLPEGDLFALGRILHDWTEEKILKLLVKIHDRLPTGGALLIAEKLLDDNKAGPSWARLQDINMLVCTEGRERTLGEYELLLLRVGFATVTGCRTPSPLDGVLAVKTSAST
- a CDS encoding sigma-70 family RNA polymerase sigma factor, giving the protein MSVRMLNDQTDADPAELLALARRGDDAALGSLLAVYRHYLAVLASTQIGRRLQGKADASDLVQETFLEAHRHFANFRGATEFEFSGWLRSILAGLIANHVRHYLGTKRRDARLERALAVQLDDMSDTLDRGLAADIKTPSQEAVNREATMRLSKALDLLPPHYRRVILLRQLEGLPFAQVAEQMGRSVESVEKLWVRALAQLRESLGE